The following proteins are co-located in the Spirosoma montaniterrae genome:
- a CDS encoding TolB family protein translates to MNNNQIIYNLKVGKTIQVFTMDLKTGEKTQLTSGEYNNRDGSFSRDGKYIAFASNRENPKKQNKHIYVMKADGTELIQITQGETDESDPAWGIMACFFLVLMLKRTIISGKLR, encoded by the coding sequence ATGAACAACAACCAGATCATTTACAACCTGAAGGTTGGGAAAACTATTCAGGTGTTTACAATGGATCTGAAAACTGGAGAGAAGACACAGTTAACGTCTGGAGAATATAACAACCGAGATGGCTCTTTCTCCAGAGATGGTAAATATATTGCCTTCGCCAGCAATCGTGAAAATCCAAAAAAGCAGAACAAACACATCTACGTCATGAAAGCGGACGGTACTGAACTAATTCAGATTACTCAGGGAGAAACGGATGAAAGTGATCCGGCATGGGGGATAATGGCATGCTTTTTTTTAGTTCTAATGCTGAAAAGAACTATAATATCTGGAAAGCTAAGGTGA
- a CDS encoding GNAT family N-acetyltransferase, which translates to MVSKHLQTIQLITPGQAPALSALCRRIYPQYFTYLWFDEGAWYIEHSYNEATLRAELKDPNVQYFFTLLNDQPAGYLKVKLSSNLNNEAGGFEIERIYFLREVAGQGLGTYLIEYAFEIARQLNKRYVWLNVMDSSTNSIAFYHRHGFEPVGETWLGYKLMKPEYRRMWQMQRKIV; encoded by the coding sequence ATGGTTTCAAAACACCTCCAAACTATTCAGCTTATTACGCCCGGACAGGCCCCGGCATTGTCGGCCCTCTGTCGTCGGATTTACCCACAGTATTTCACATACCTGTGGTTTGATGAGGGTGCGTGGTATATCGAACACTCGTACAACGAAGCAACGCTCCGGGCCGAACTCAAAGATCCTAACGTACAATATTTTTTCACACTGCTAAACGATCAGCCTGCTGGCTATCTGAAAGTAAAACTCAGTAGCAATCTGAACAATGAAGCAGGCGGATTTGAAATTGAACGAATTTATTTTTTACGGGAAGTCGCCGGACAAGGACTGGGTACTTACCTGATTGAATACGCCTTCGAGATAGCCCGACAACTCAACAAACGGTATGTATGGTTGAACGTGATGGATAGCAGCACAAATTCGATAGCGTTTTACCATAGGCACGGTTTCGAACCTGTTGGCGAAACATGGTTGGGCTACAAACTGATGAAACCTGAGTACCGGCGCATGTGGCAAATGCAGAGAAAAATCGTGTAA
- a CDS encoding ligand-binding sensor domain-containing protein: MRCLVLLILLAFSAQAQRPFAIRHLTTRDGLSQGSCFYIHKDSRGFVWISSQNALNRYDGNRFTVYRADETDSATIGKGEVRGIHETRNGDLWLGTEECLSQYVRRTNSFRRFYATDRRGKPFISEHEVFYADDSTAWFVNKQQGVVKFNYITERRTIIDKSVKPRFSITTEWIEHQPDRHLLIYLLPTGFRVYNYQTRQAQTFLTGQATDAILPGFGDVSASFQTLHRCQTPGPHRGNYCFVGPSGIFEFDPSLTRLVRRYALRPGIDKFRFVSMAEDRQNRWWLAVEGAGVWLYNPARGQIEQELKPGPVPNSLLSTQVSAVYVDDLGLVWVNCDPFGVDLIYPNAFTVETFPDNPADITDLNNHTIRGLCEDRQGHIWVGTVEGGIRRYNPTTGQMRAYTGEQGVPVEGNIRQIKQTRDGRLLVATIFGLLRYNPKTDRFAPVPNPRCADANCSYAGGLLELPDGRFALATHGGLFLLDNNLMPVYQIDAGGVYEGGMYFDQNTKRLYAGRRNQDLVIYRYQNGQLRQEAVVLPGHNVMDYYADPARRSLWLCTDRGLVRFDPATRKIIRTYTVKDGMPDDVVYGLLPDRRGRFWLSTNNGLVKFFPAAQTFNPVVMTKSREYNSHASLAGSDSTFYFGGVHGLDRFVPQQIENYRAEIPVRVIDFQVNDQPYNMGAFIGETGSVTLDPDERTFSIGLAALDYVSNGKNQFFYQLSGVDRGWVSLSEGNTVRYADVSPGSYAFRVRAVDARGQLTAETKLHITIRPPFWQRWWFWLLSTVLVVGSITFWMNALNRSKLARQLRLLQNTLATQESERNRIARDLHDDVGNTLATAKGMLERAKETLRLPDTTADLEQAYTLIDKAGNDLRTITHDLMPVEFDKYALPDVVAQLTERASRSSQTMFEYIQFGEVRRLFPERELVLYRIIAELVQNALKHGGPGLAIVQLGYHERNLSVLVETPVDTNQKNGLFSEQMTPGIGQKNITYRAEYLCATLTTDSNASSYLVMLDVPYDSTRSTTYPPSDH; this comes from the coding sequence ATGCGCTGTCTTGTATTGTTGATACTGCTGGCGTTCAGCGCACAGGCGCAGCGGCCTTTTGCCATTCGGCACCTAACTACCCGTGATGGGCTGTCGCAGGGGTCATGCTTTTATATCCACAAAGATTCGCGCGGGTTTGTCTGGATTAGCAGCCAGAACGCGCTCAATCGCTATGATGGTAATCGCTTTACGGTATACCGGGCCGACGAAACCGATTCAGCGACCATCGGAAAGGGCGAAGTACGCGGTATTCATGAAACCCGAAATGGCGATCTGTGGCTGGGTACGGAAGAATGCCTGAGCCAGTATGTCCGCCGAACCAACTCGTTCAGGCGGTTCTACGCTACTGACCGGCGCGGAAAGCCATTTATCAGTGAACATGAAGTGTTTTACGCCGACGACTCTACCGCGTGGTTTGTCAATAAGCAGCAGGGTGTCGTCAAATTCAACTACATAACCGAACGTCGAACGATCATTGATAAATCGGTAAAACCGCGCTTCAGTATCACCACCGAATGGATTGAACACCAGCCCGACCGGCATTTGCTCATTTACTTACTGCCAACTGGCTTTCGGGTATATAACTACCAAACCCGGCAGGCGCAAACGTTTCTGACCGGGCAGGCTACCGATGCCATACTGCCGGGGTTTGGTGATGTATCGGCATCGTTTCAGACCCTGCACCGCTGCCAAACGCCCGGCCCACACCGGGGCAATTACTGCTTCGTAGGGCCGTCGGGCATTTTCGAGTTCGATCCATCATTAACCCGGCTTGTGCGTCGGTATGCGCTGCGGCCTGGCATCGATAAATTCCGGTTTGTCAGCATGGCCGAAGACCGGCAGAATCGTTGGTGGCTGGCCGTTGAGGGCGCAGGGGTGTGGCTTTACAATCCGGCCCGTGGTCAGATCGAGCAGGAGTTAAAGCCCGGCCCTGTGCCTAACTCCCTGCTGTCGACACAGGTATCGGCGGTTTATGTAGATGACCTCGGCTTAGTATGGGTCAACTGCGACCCGTTCGGCGTAGACCTTATTTACCCGAATGCGTTTACCGTTGAAACTTTCCCCGATAACCCTGCCGACATTACCGACCTCAACAACCATACTATTCGCGGATTATGCGAAGACCGGCAAGGCCATATCTGGGTCGGCACGGTCGAAGGCGGTATCCGGCGATACAACCCCACTACAGGACAAATGCGGGCGTATACGGGCGAGCAGGGCGTTCCTGTTGAGGGCAACATCCGGCAAATCAAACAAACCCGCGACGGGCGGCTGTTGGTAGCTACCATTTTTGGCCTGCTGCGCTATAACCCAAAAACAGACCGCTTCGCGCCAGTGCCTAATCCTCGCTGCGCCGACGCTAACTGTAGCTACGCAGGCGGTCTGCTCGAACTGCCCGATGGCCGTTTCGCCCTGGCAACGCACGGTGGCTTGTTTCTCTTGGATAATAATCTAATGCCTGTTTATCAGATAGATGCAGGTGGCGTTTATGAGGGCGGCATGTACTTTGACCAGAATACAAAGCGGCTGTATGCGGGTCGTCGTAATCAGGATTTGGTGATCTATCGCTATCAGAACGGACAACTTAGGCAGGAAGCCGTTGTATTGCCCGGCCACAATGTCATGGACTATTACGCTGATCCGGCCCGGCGTTCGTTGTGGCTCTGCACAGATCGGGGCTTAGTTCGCTTCGACCCGGCTACGCGGAAAATCATTCGCACCTATACCGTAAAAGACGGTATGCCCGACGATGTCGTATATGGTCTGCTGCCCGACCGGCGCGGGCGGTTCTGGCTCAGCACCAATAATGGCTTAGTCAAGTTTTTTCCGGCAGCGCAAACGTTTAATCCGGTTGTAATGACCAAAAGCCGTGAATACAACAGCCACGCGTCGCTGGCTGGCTCCGACAGTACGTTTTATTTCGGGGGTGTGCATGGGCTGGATCGGTTTGTGCCGCAGCAAATTGAAAACTACCGGGCAGAAATACCCGTTCGGGTCATAGATTTCCAGGTTAACGACCAACCCTACAATATGGGGGCGTTTATCGGCGAAACCGGCTCTGTAACGCTCGACCCAGATGAACGCACGTTTTCGATTGGGCTGGCTGCTTTAGACTACGTGAGCAATGGCAAAAATCAGTTTTTCTACCAACTTTCGGGCGTTGACCGGGGCTGGGTATCGTTGAGCGAAGGCAATACGGTGCGCTACGCCGACGTGTCGCCGGGTAGCTATGCCTTTCGGGTGCGGGCAGTAGATGCACGCGGACAGCTCACGGCTGAAACCAAACTGCACATTACCATTCGTCCGCCGTTCTGGCAGCGTTGGTGGTTTTGGCTGCTTAGCACAGTTTTGGTAGTCGGCAGTATAACATTCTGGATGAACGCGCTCAATCGCAGCAAGCTGGCCCGGCAGCTTCGGCTGTTGCAAAATACGTTGGCAACACAGGAAAGCGAACGCAACCGTATTGCCCGCGATCTGCACGACGACGTAGGTAATACCCTCGCCACGGCCAAAGGAATGCTCGAACGCGCTAAAGAAACGCTTCGCCTGCCCGACACCACCGCCGACCTCGAACAGGCTTACACGCTAATTGACAAAGCAGGTAACGATTTACGCACGATTACGCACGATTTGATGCCCGTAGAGTTCGACAAATACGCTTTGCCCGACGTGGTGGCACAGTTGACAGAGCGGGCCAGCCGGTCGTCGCAAACAATGTTCGAGTACATTCAATTTGGCGAAGTTCGGCGATTGTTTCCCGAACGAGAATTGGTACTATATCGCATTATTGCCGAACTGGTGCAGAACGCGCTCAAACATGGCGGGCCGGGGCTGGCTATCGTTCAGTTGGGTTATCACGAGCGCAACCTGAGCGTATTAGTCGAAACACCAGTCGATACGAATCAAAAAAACGGATTATTTTCTGAACAGATGACGCCGGGAATCGGGCAAAAGAATATAACTTACCGAGCAGAATATCTGTGTGCCACGCTCACGACCGACAGCAACGCCAGTAGCTACCTTGTCATGCTCGACGTCCCGTATGATTCAACCCGCTCAACAACCTATCCGCCTTCTGATCATTGA
- a CDS encoding PPC domain-containing DNA-binding protein → MMTEDAQAQSFPQPVAATMQTYSFRLRPGQDLKEQIDGLVAREGIRAGALLTCVGSLTDVTLRLANQEKSNHWQGHFEIVSLVGTLSINGSHLHLSVSDSTGQTLGGHLVAGCKIYTTAELVIGVMPELTFDREPDPTYGYRELVVKKRNN, encoded by the coding sequence ATGATGACTGAAGACGCACAAGCCCAGTCGTTTCCGCAACCCGTTGCAGCTACCATGCAAACGTACTCTTTCCGGCTCAGGCCCGGTCAGGATTTGAAAGAGCAGATCGATGGGCTGGTTGCGCGTGAGGGCATCCGGGCTGGTGCGCTGTTAACATGCGTTGGTAGCCTGACCGATGTTACGCTGCGCTTAGCGAATCAGGAAAAATCAAATCACTGGCAGGGACATTTTGAAATCGTATCACTGGTAGGTACACTCTCGATCAATGGGAGCCATCTGCATTTGTCCGTTTCTGACTCAACTGGACAGACTCTCGGTGGGCATTTGGTAGCAGGCTGTAAGATTTATACGACAGCCGAACTCGTCATTGGCGTGATGCCCGAACTAACATTTGATCGGGAACCTGACCCAACGTATGGCTATCGCGAACTGGTTGTAAAAAAGCGGAACAATTAA
- a CDS encoding VWD domain-containing protein translates to MNLKTAFSFLLLFIVNHSCKQVYDVDVTQDTSEASPFHVFFIDRSLNDNLGVIVTDTNKREINLFYGDKNSKGSLVNVRQIVTYLPEQKLLFSFELNENLLPQKITSIKNDTTITVQLKNYNLKTNTVDVEIYDTQNTLIQSRTDVSCGEALLKFKEVKRQFDIEKGLRVAAGEGSNNDDCNTTLGKISYYADGLQCLLGSVGTGLSLFAAPVTGGLSLFLTGVGAVFTAANCSSFHETRMKLNNGECIELGPLNGIQQLDVSTTCSGILYDFAKGKKTQVIVGTVLCLTGMLDATAKLLKEKFNPPGLPNDPTFPTSNVFGKSFGDPNIVTFDGKSYEFNGVGEFVATKSSTDNFEIQVRQEELKSRTSSGSVSWNTGLAINTGNDKLCFYPTKYFINQTPYTYSSSIDNVLQSGGSITGDSKTFVVSTGNGDVVKVFNRGDALDYSIIPGTQRQGKMIGIFGNYDKQTDNDLQVRNGTLINGAYGSLYPNFTNSWRIAQNQSLFVYDVGKNTDSYTNRSFPRAPLVISASQRASAERVCRDAGVKAPFLEGCINDVVATGDAGIAQRAKDLQEESIVKTFDIKFGPNDDKSLLKQAFSSNQYGTEYLLCNSVTYPAINRPISVVNGFETTIYLASESPNIIPSELSFNLGRYEWHWSVKALNSVGRYRFYDPLLYLFMGIDSNIAIFDGKLHKVVIQSAINLGAKTSTYRVYFDDILVSENVNFTIRRYRPQDELLVNHQNVSLTVNNTVKLYRWSFKSY, encoded by the coding sequence ATGAACCTAAAAACGGCCTTCTCTTTTTTGCTACTATTCATAGTAAACCATAGTTGTAAACAGGTTTATGATGTAGACGTTACGCAGGATACCAGCGAAGCAAGTCCCTTTCATGTCTTTTTTATTGACCGTAGCCTGAATGATAATCTTGGCGTCATCGTAACCGATACGAATAAACGAGAAATCAATCTTTTTTATGGTGATAAGAACTCTAAGGGAAGTTTAGTTAATGTTCGACAAATTGTTACTTACCTGCCAGAACAAAAACTGTTGTTTAGTTTTGAGTTAAATGAAAATCTGTTGCCCCAAAAAATTACGAGTATAAAAAACGATACTACTATAACTGTACAGTTGAAAAATTACAACCTGAAAACAAACACGGTAGATGTTGAGATTTATGATACACAAAATACACTGATTCAAAGCCGTACAGATGTTTCTTGTGGAGAAGCACTTCTGAAATTTAAAGAAGTCAAAAGGCAGTTTGATATTGAAAAAGGGTTACGAGTAGCAGCGGGTGAAGGTTCGAATAACGATGACTGTAATACGACCTTAGGGAAGATTTCATATTACGCTGATGGTTTACAATGCCTTTTAGGCTCAGTTGGCACTGGTCTATCCCTTTTTGCAGCCCCCGTTACGGGTGGTCTTAGTCTTTTTCTAACAGGCGTAGGAGCTGTTTTTACGGCTGCAAATTGCAGTAGTTTTCATGAGACACGCATGAAGCTGAATAATGGTGAGTGTATAGAACTGGGCCCTTTAAATGGTATACAACAATTGGATGTAAGTACTACTTGCTCTGGTATTCTATACGACTTTGCTAAGGGTAAAAAAACTCAGGTAATAGTTGGTACTGTTCTGTGCCTAACTGGTATGCTTGATGCTACAGCTAAACTACTAAAGGAAAAATTCAACCCTCCGGGCCTGCCCAATGATCCTACATTTCCTACATCTAACGTATTCGGCAAGAGTTTTGGCGACCCTAACATTGTAACCTTTGATGGTAAATCTTATGAGTTTAATGGCGTAGGAGAATTTGTAGCTACTAAATCATCCACCGATAATTTTGAAATACAGGTGCGTCAGGAAGAACTAAAAAGTCGAACTAGTTCGGGTAGCGTATCTTGGAATACGGGGCTGGCGATTAATACAGGAAACGATAAGTTGTGCTTTTACCCTACCAAATATTTTATCAATCAAACGCCGTACACCTACTCTTCTTCTATTGATAATGTCTTACAAAGTGGCGGAAGCATTACGGGAGACTCAAAAACGTTTGTGGTTAGTACAGGCAACGGCGATGTCGTCAAAGTATTTAACCGGGGTGATGCCCTTGATTATTCCATTATTCCAGGAACTCAGCGACAAGGCAAAATGATTGGTATTTTTGGGAATTATGACAAGCAGACTGACAATGACTTACAGGTTAGAAATGGCACACTGATCAATGGTGCGTATGGATCACTGTACCCCAACTTTACCAATAGCTGGCGAATTGCCCAGAATCAATCATTATTCGTGTATGATGTGGGCAAAAATACCGATTCTTATACTAACCGCAGTTTTCCGCGTGCTCCACTTGTGATAAGCGCAAGCCAACGTGCCAGTGCCGAGCGAGTTTGTCGTGATGCAGGTGTGAAAGCCCCATTTTTAGAGGGCTGTATAAACGATGTAGTAGCTACCGGCGATGCCGGAATAGCACAAAGAGCCAAAGATTTGCAGGAAGAAAGCATAGTTAAAACATTTGACATAAAGTTTGGGCCGAATGATGATAAGAGTTTGTTAAAGCAGGCTTTTAGCAGCAATCAGTATGGGACAGAATATCTTCTGTGTAATAGTGTAACTTATCCTGCGATCAACAGACCCATTTCTGTAGTTAATGGATTTGAAACAACTATTTATCTGGCATCTGAAAGCCCGAATATTATCCCATCCGAACTTTCTTTCAATCTTGGCCGCTACGAATGGCACTGGTCTGTGAAAGCATTAAACAGTGTCGGCAGATACAGATTTTATGACCCATTATTATATCTTTTTATGGGAATTGATTCGAATATAGCCATATTCGATGGGAAGCTTCATAAAGTTGTTATCCAGTCGGCTATTAATTTAGGTGCAAAAACCAGTACGTACAGGGTCTATTTTGATGATATTCTGGTGTCGGAAAATGTAAATTTTACGATACGACGTTATCGACCCCAAGATGAACTTCTCGTAAACCATCAAAACGTATCTTTAACAGTCAATAATACTGTGAAGCTCTATCGATGGTCATTCAAAAGTTATTAG
- a CDS encoding 7TM diverse intracellular signaling domain-containing protein, with translation MSFAVQRIPLVIWFMLLLSQIAQAQVTLTDSVSRYVIGRQVAILEDSAHQYRTLSDVLQPTVRQRFAASTQNTPNEGFSTADYWVRFDLNNRATTTRPWLLEIGFGNFSEIDLYIVSKRTGKVIRKQGGERFGDRGREISYHTYVFYLPTTPNDDQTVYIRLASTFGQATFPLFLWREDRFIQTAQVSGLLWGLYYGIFLSVFLYHLTVWLFTRERRYGLLSIYLGAYLLYELSRGYCVGARFLWPGNAWLSQHSLSTFFTITISTFLIFYSSILNLKRVAPGLQTMLYGLIGLSVAGWLLTLLGLPGVSTNLVITIVGVIVGSFIVFLGGYGWYRGYRPARYYWAAGVALFLGGLIHSLNRSGAISSADFYVHYTINLGSVLEFIFLTLGLADAMRLEKQQKAQLQRDMETKVEAAEMRGLTEERERVASEIHDNIGNLLLNLRQSLRGMREASNQDTLYEPLERMVQHTYDEVRKIANNLLPEEFEQKGLAVALQELVESLNQTHQTQFFLLVTGAENQLKPKVQFQLYLVLVELVNNVIKHAQASEASIRFSVNKDNLTIDMRDNGIGLSKTQKGSSGGRGWANIQQRLERIGGTAAVATDELVHKGTSILIRVPLLSL, from the coding sequence ATGTCGTTCGCTGTTCAGCGCATTCCGCTGGTTATTTGGTTCATGCTGTTGCTGAGCCAGATAGCCCAGGCCCAGGTCACACTCACTGACTCGGTGTCGCGCTATGTGATTGGTCGGCAGGTGGCAATTCTGGAAGATTCAGCCCACCAGTACCGAACGCTCAGCGACGTGCTGCAACCAACTGTGCGCCAACGGTTTGCAGCCAGCACCCAGAATACGCCCAACGAGGGCTTTTCAACCGCTGACTACTGGGTTCGGTTCGATCTCAACAACCGGGCCACTACGACCCGACCGTGGTTGCTGGAAATCGGCTTCGGCAATTTTTCGGAAATCGATCTGTATATTGTCTCCAAACGTACCGGGAAGGTTATCCGAAAGCAGGGGGGCGAACGCTTCGGCGACCGGGGCCGCGAAATTTCGTACCACACCTACGTGTTTTATCTGCCCACAACCCCCAACGATGACCAGACGGTGTACATCCGGCTGGCATCTACGTTTGGGCAGGCTACGTTTCCGCTATTTCTCTGGCGCGAAGACCGCTTCATACAAACGGCGCAGGTGTCGGGGCTGCTTTGGGGATTGTACTACGGTATTTTTCTGTCGGTATTTCTCTATCACTTAACGGTCTGGCTCTTCACCCGCGAACGACGATATGGGCTGCTGAGCATTTACCTCGGAGCTTATCTGCTTTACGAACTGTCGCGGGGCTACTGCGTGGGTGCCCGGTTTTTGTGGCCGGGCAATGCGTGGCTCTCCCAACATTCGTTGTCTACATTCTTCACCATCACCATCAGTACGTTTCTGATATTCTATAGTTCAATTCTCAATCTGAAACGGGTAGCTCCGGGTTTGCAGACGATGCTCTATGGACTGATTGGTTTGAGCGTGGCTGGCTGGCTGCTGACACTCCTGGGGTTGCCCGGTGTTTCCACTAACTTAGTCATCACCATTGTAGGCGTTATTGTAGGCTCGTTCATCGTTTTTCTGGGTGGCTATGGCTGGTATCGCGGCTACCGGCCCGCCCGCTATTACTGGGCTGCGGGCGTGGCCCTGTTTCTGGGCGGGCTGATTCATTCACTCAACCGATCCGGGGCTATTTCCAGTGCCGATTTCTACGTACACTATACCATCAATCTTGGCTCTGTACTCGAGTTTATTTTCCTGACATTAGGCTTAGCCGATGCCATGCGATTAGAAAAACAGCAGAAAGCCCAGCTTCAGCGCGACATGGAGACGAAGGTAGAGGCCGCCGAAATGCGCGGCCTGACCGAAGAACGGGAACGTGTGGCCTCGGAGATTCACGACAATATCGGCAACCTGCTGCTCAACCTCCGCCAGTCGCTGCGGGGTATGCGCGAAGCCAGTAATCAGGACACTCTGTATGAGCCGCTCGAACGCATGGTGCAGCACACCTACGACGAAGTTCGTAAGATTGCCAATAACCTGTTGCCCGAAGAATTTGAACAGAAAGGACTGGCAGTGGCCCTTCAGGAACTGGTTGAAAGCCTGAATCAGACCCATCAGACACAGTTTTTTCTGCTCGTAACGGGTGCCGAGAATCAGCTTAAACCGAAAGTGCAGTTTCAGCTTTACTTAGTGCTGGTCGAGTTGGTAAACAATGTCATCAAACACGCGCAGGCCAGTGAAGCCAGCATTCGATTCAGTGTGAACAAAGACAACCTCACCATAGATATGCGCGATAATGGTATTGGTCTGAGTAAAACACAGAAAGGCAGCAGTGGCGGGCGCGGCTGGGCAAACATTCAGCAACGACTCGAGCGCATTGGCGGCACCGCAGCCGTAGCCACCGACGAACTGGTACACAAAGGCACCAGTATCCTGATTCGGGTGCCGCTGCTTAGTTTATAG
- a CDS encoding response regulator transcription factor produces the protein MTNILILDDHPIVVSGLALYLQNKDDLTVVGKVHSPHDAIQFLRTQPVDVLVSDMHLDSDLTGTDVLVRIKQAHPSIKVVFYTMIEKNNDVREAILAGAEGYVLKKYDADEVYRAIRTVRHNKQYYSPELVHILVRASSGADARDEEPQALRNLTNREREVMVLIARDVPNGEIAQKLSVSESTINSHRANLMQKLDVRSNVGIAHFAFKYGLIDSTIN, from the coding sequence ATGACCAATATACTTATACTCGACGACCACCCGATTGTGGTAAGTGGGCTGGCTCTTTATCTTCAGAATAAAGACGATCTCACGGTGGTGGGGAAAGTTCACAGTCCGCACGATGCCATACAGTTTCTGCGAACTCAACCTGTAGACGTGCTGGTGAGCGATATGCACCTCGACAGTGACCTGACCGGCACCGACGTATTGGTACGCATAAAGCAGGCTCACCCCAGCATCAAGGTTGTTTTTTACACGATGATCGAGAAAAACAACGACGTGCGTGAGGCTATTCTGGCTGGTGCCGAAGGGTACGTTCTGAAAAAATATGACGCCGACGAGGTGTATCGGGCTATCCGAACGGTGCGCCACAATAAGCAGTATTACAGCCCCGAACTGGTACATATTCTGGTGCGGGCGTCGTCGGGAGCCGATGCCCGAGACGAAGAACCGCAGGCGTTACGCAACCTCACCAATCGGGAACGCGAGGTGATGGTGCTGATTGCCCGCGACGTGCCCAACGGCGAAATCGCTCAGAAACTGTCAGTCAGCGAATCGACCATCAACTCGCACCGGGCAAACCTGATGCAGAAGTTAGACGTTCGCTCAAACGTTGGTATTGCTCACTTTGCCTTTAAATACGGCCTGATTGATTCTACTATAAACTAA
- a CDS encoding HpcH/HpaI aldolase family protein, protein MKQNIVKTRLKNNQPVLGVLSNSIDPTIAELCGFSGLDFYMIDGEHSPVTTAQVQDIVRACEVSGITPLARVRSNDPKLILQFLDAGVMGLMMPGIKTPAEVEALVQAVKYPPTGVRGLGLVRAADYLQGAMNQGEYVQFANEQTLILPQIEDIEAVQNIDAILLVDGVDGFVIGPRDLAMSMGYYDGPGHDDVRKTIAGVVDKIRKAGLIVGTTAATGDQAKALIDRGVLLCLNSVAGLLKSAAGDFMKGRQI, encoded by the coding sequence ATGAAGCAAAATATTGTAAAAACCCGGTTAAAAAACAACCAGCCCGTTCTGGGCGTACTTTCCAACAGCATCGACCCCACTATAGCCGAGCTATGCGGCTTTTCCGGGCTTGATTTCTACATGATCGATGGCGAACACAGCCCCGTTACAACCGCACAGGTGCAGGACATTGTACGGGCCTGTGAAGTGAGCGGTATTACGCCCCTCGCCCGTGTGCGCAGCAACGACCCGAAGCTGATATTACAGTTTTTAGATGCAGGTGTAATGGGGCTGATGATGCCCGGCATCAAAACTCCGGCAGAAGTAGAAGCACTGGTGCAGGCCGTCAAATACCCACCGACGGGCGTTCGGGGGCTGGGGCTGGTACGGGCGGCTGATTATTTGCAAGGAGCTATGAATCAGGGGGAATATGTGCAGTTTGCCAACGAGCAAACACTTATATTACCACAAATCGAAGACATTGAAGCCGTTCAGAATATAGATGCCATACTCCTTGTAGATGGAGTAGACGGGTTCGTAATCGGCCCGCGCGACCTTGCCATGAGTATGGGCTACTACGACGGCCCCGGCCACGACGACGTCAGGAAAACTATTGCAGGGGTCGTTGATAAAATACGTAAAGCGGGCCTGATTGTGGGCACAACAGCCGCCACCGGTGATCAGGCCAAAGCCTTAATTGACCGGGGCGTGTTACTCTGCCTCAACTCGGTCGCCGGTTTGTTGAAATCAGCCGCCGGTGATTTCATGAAGGGGCGGCAAATTTAA